A segment of the Nitrospirota bacterium genome:
GCGCGTCGGATGGGAAGGCGCTGAGGGCGCCGACCGTCTGCCCGCCGAATACGAATCCCCATGCGCTCGCCATCCAGGTGGTCAATGACAGCGACCAGTCCGACAGCGACGTCTATCTGCTCTTGACGGGCAAGGGCATTGGCTGGCCGACCGGTCCCCCTAACGGTCTTTCCTATCTGGATATCGGCAGCAACCCCACGGGATCGGCGGCGGCCAAACCCGTGAGCAAGCTACCGGCGCTGGCCTGCACCGTGATCTCGCCCTACACCGGCCGCTCGCTCCAGGTGTATCAATTCTCGGTCGCGGCGATCAGCGGCGGGCGGCTCATGGTCTCCTATAAGACCCCGGTTGCCGTCTCCAACGGCAATTTCCCCACCGGCACCGAATCCTTCCGTTGGGACAAGATGGAGTTCGGCTATCCCGGGAGCGGCGCGGACCTGACCTCCATGGACTTCTTCGGGATCCCGATGCAGTTCGACTACCTGGACGGCGCCAACACCGTGCTGAACACCATGACCTATTACGCCTCGACGGGCACCATCCTGAACCAGCTTTACGGGCTCAGCCCCGCGATGGGCCAGGCCTTCCAGGCGATCGGCTCGACGAAGACCGGCACCTGGACGCCGAGCCAGGGCCTCACGCAGTTTTCCCGCGTCATGGGCCCCTCCCTGCTGGCGTCCGCTTCGTCAAACGGCTCACCGGCCCCCTATCCCAGCTTCGGGCCTTACCTGACCACCCTGGTCGGACAGCCATTCACGGTCAGCGGAGCCGGGAATGCCGGGTGTCCCAACGCCGTCCCATACACCTACTCGGCGAGCTTTGCCTCGGATGGGAAGGGCGGCTATGTCGTAACCTTGACGGGCGCGACGAATGGGACGCCCTGCGGAATCACACCCGGTCCCAATCCCCAAACCGTGACGCTCCCGCAGAATCTGACCGTCACGGTCAAGCTGCCGGCCCCTTCCAAGGATGCGGGATACGACGTCAACCTCTATGGCGCGCCGGCGACGGCCTTCTCAGTGCCGACCACTGGCATGACGTCGGCGCAGATCAGAGCCGTCCCCAACAGCCTCTATGCGGTGATCGCCGGGGATTTCATGGCCGGGATCAACTTCGGCTACGTGGGCAAAGGGAGCAACGCCCCGCAGAATAGCGCGAATTGGTACAGTAACCCGCCGATCCTCTACCCCTTCGGTGGCGCGCGGAAGAAAAACGACGGCCATTACAATGCCTATGCGGCGGTCTTTTACAACCTGTCGGATGCCTATGGGTTTGCCTACAGCGACCGCGGCGGACGGCCCAGCCCCTACGTGCCGCTGCCGAGCAACGTGCCCACGATGCGCATCACCATTCTGAACGACAACCGGTTGAACGCCCCGCAGGTCACCGTGTCGAATCCGACCAGCTCCTCGCTGACGATTTCGTGGCCGGCCGTTAGCGGCGCGACGGGCTATACGGTCAACATAAGTTACGGTGGGGGTATTCCGGTCCCCGGAGTCACACTCACCCCAGCCATGCCCAGTCCAAGTGGAACCACGATCTCAGGCCTGAGCCCCGGCACCACCTATCAAATCAGCGCCACCGCCACGGGCACAAACAATGACCATGCCATTCAATCCTACGTTGTCCCTGTCTACGGGACAACGGCCGGCGCGCTCCCGTCTCTCACCGGCGGTTCCATCTCCTTCGGCACCGGCCTCAATTGGTCCGTGGGCACATCCAAGACCCCGCCGTCGAACTACACCTTCGCCATCAATGGCTCCTCCTACACCGTGGGCGGCTCGCAGAACGCTGCGATCGCCGGCGCCCCGGGGATCAACGTCTACGGGCTCACCATCACTAACGGGACCAAGACCCTGTATCAGGGGAATTATGTCGTCAACCTGACCAGCGCCAGCGGACAGTATTATGTCGAGAACGCCTTCCTGACCCCCCCCAACTCCAATCTCCTGACGACGGCCTGGAGCAAAGGAGGCGGAAACGGCTTCCCGGCCGGACCTTTTCCGAATAACGGCTCCCTCGTCATCGGCACCCCCTTCGCGCCGGTGGCGACCAAGCAAACCGCGCCGGTCGTCTTTCCAACACCGTGAATGGAGATCCGCGCGGGATGTCGCGCGGGCGTGACACGTTCCAACAACGGAATGTCCATGACCAGCTTGAGGAGGACCGACATGTACGGCAGCCGGGGAGCAGGACGTGTCACACTGATCGCCGTCGTCATGCTGGCCGGCTGCGCCACCTCCGGCGACGTGGAGCAGGTCCGGCAAGAGCGCGAGCAGGCGAGTGCCAAGATGCGCGCGGAGCTGGAGCAGGAGCGGACACTCGCCGCCTCGATGGAGAAGGAAAGCCAGGCCAAGCGGGCCGAGGCGGACAAGCTGGCCGCGGCTCTGGGAGGCGGGGCGGTCGCAGGCAGGCCCCTAGCAAAGGCTCCAGCCGCCGGGCAAGGTATGAGCCTGACCACGGCGCTGGCCACTTCGAGCTGCATACAAGCGATTCAGGCACAGGGCCACAACCCCCCTGTGCCAAAAGCACTTTTTATCAACAGCGGTACGTCCTGCGGCAACGTCACGGTGAGCACCGCGGATACGACGGCGTTCACAGCCCAGACTCCCCTGATCCCTGTCGTCGTCGGAGCCGGCGGCACCCTGGCATTTCAGGATCCGGGCGCGGGCAATTCGACGACGCTCTATGCCAGCTCGTTTCTCATTCAGAACGCCGGGATCATGCAAGCCGGATCGGCGGCTAGTCCGATCCAAGGTCAAATCACCATCGTCATGGCCGGGAATCAATCGGCAGCCTTGGCCCCTACTGCCACAGGCTCTGCTGCGATCGTGAGCACCTCGAACACCACGCCCAACTCGCGCGATATCACCGTGATGGACGGGGGGGTGTTGCAACTGTACGGGAGCAAGGGGCTGTCGGCGGCGCCAGGCACCATGAACAACGACATTGTGGGCGGCACGAAGAGTTGGACCTACCTGACCGCGCCGGCCGGTCCGGCGACATATAACGATGCGGAAAACGTCAGCGCCCCCGTACCGGCGACCAATCCGGCTACCACCCTCACCCTGGCGACCACGGTGGACTGGCAGAAAAACGACTGGATCTCCGTCGCCACGACCAGCTTTTCATCCCATCAGACGGAGATCGTGCAGATTTGCGCGATCTCATCCGTCACCAACCCAGACCCACAGGCGTCTGCACTGGGATTGCCCACCAGCGTGAGCCAGATCACCTTGTGTTCAACCACCCCACTCAAGCATTACCACTATGGTGGCCTGGCACCCACGCCGGGGTTCTTCCCGGCCAACACGACGCAGACGGTCGTGACCGGCGGTAAGCCGATCAACGTGAGCTATCAGGCGAAAAGCTTCTATGACGATCACACCCGCAACTACGGCATTGACGAGCGGGCGGAAGTGGCTCTGCTGTCCCGGAACATCAAGCTGACCTCGGTGGCCGGCCAAACCACCGACGCCAACAATTTCATCGGTGGCCACTTGGTTGCGATGGTCACCAGCGCGACATACCCCACCCTCAAACTGGTAGGAGTGGAGATCGAAAAATTCGGGCAAGGGCTTACAGGACGGTACCCGGTTCATCTGCACATGCTGCAACAACTACCCAGCGGGAACGTGCTGGTCCAGGATGTGAGTGTCCACCATAGTTACAACAAGTGTTATGTGCCCCACCAGACTCCCAACGCCAAGTTCTATAACAATGTCTGCGTCCGCACGGTCGGCCAGGGGATGTACCTGGAAGACGGCAGCCATATCACTGGCAACCAGTTCATGCGGAACCATATCGCCGGCACCATGACGGCCCAGACTACCTATTCCTATCCGCCGCAGCCGCCCAGCATCTACTGGGATGGGGATAATTTACAAAGCGCGCAGGCATCCAACAGCAACTGGTACAACGTCAAGAACATCCCGGACACCGCCCAATCCAATGCCAATGCGAATCCTCTGGACTCGACACACCCAGGTGGGTTCTGGATCACCAACCTCGGCAACACCTTCGTCAACAATTCGGTGGCCGGGTGCCAGAGCTTAGGCCGAGGCTATTGGCTCTTGGCCCAGGGCACGGGAAGCACTAACTACCCGGAATTCACAGGCAATCGCGTCCACGGATGTTACAACGGGATCGACAACGATGATGAGACGGGCAACACCCAGCAGCCCTACCCCATGTTGTCAAACTCGTCACAATACGCTCCTGTGCTCGTGCTGACCGACAACACGATCACCCGTTCGCGCAATAAGGCAGCCTGGTTCCGAAACTGGTATGTCACTCTTCACAATCATCGGTTTGCCACGAACCTGCGCGGGTTCTCGCTGCTAGTGGGTGGCGGGCCTGAAGGGACCTTCCCCGGCTTCTGGGGTCTCGTCTACCAAAACGTGATCGCCGGGATGACCAGGAATAACGTGGAGCGGTATCCGGTCTGTAAACTCGGTTCCGCGCCCGCCGCCACCACCTGGCAAACAGAATGTACCGATGTGCAATTATTG
Coding sequences within it:
- a CDS encoding G8 domain-containing protein; translated protein: MYGSRGAGRVTLIAVVMLAGCATSGDVEQVRQEREQASAKMRAELEQERTLAASMEKESQAKRAEADKLAAALGGGAVAGRPLAKAPAAGQGMSLTTALATSSCIQAIQAQGHNPPVPKALFINSGTSCGNVTVSTADTTAFTAQTPLIPVVVGAGGTLAFQDPGAGNSTTLYASSFLIQNAGIMQAGSAASPIQGQITIVMAGNQSAALAPTATGSAAIVSTSNTTPNSRDITVMDGGVLQLYGSKGLSAAPGTMNNDIVGGTKSWTYLTAPAGPATYNDAENVSAPVPATNPATTLTLATTVDWQKNDWISVATTSFSSHQTEIVQICAISSVTNPDPQASALGLPTSVSQITLCSTTPLKHYHYGGLAPTPGFFPANTTQTVVTGGKPINVSYQAKSFYDDHTRNYGIDERAEVALLSRNIKLTSVAGQTTDANNFIGGHLVAMVTSATYPTLKLVGVEIEKFGQGLTGRYPVHLHMLQQLPSGNVLVQDVSVHHSYNKCYVPHQTPNAKFYNNVCVRTVGQGMYLEDGSHITGNQFMRNHIAGTMTAQTTYSYPPQPPSIYWDGDNLQSAQASNSNWYNVKNIPDTAQSNANANPLDSTHPGGFWITNLGNTFVNNSVAGCQSLGRGYWLLAQGTGSTNYPEFTGNRVHGCYNGIDNDDETGNTQQPYPMLSNSSQYAPVLVLTDNTITRSRNKAAWFRNWYVTLHNHRFATNLRGFSLLVGGGPEGTFPGFWGLVYQNVIAGMTRNNVERYPVCKLGSAPAATTWQTECTDVQLLGSGATWGNYPSSNTNVQGYSYYDGPARIEHNRFLNFRFDPTGIHATDQAARLLTKTDIQNIATYGTQGQLEGLVTQAAANAAPSSNYKGYVGDVANGWQTSNAQTVPPTQYIRDSIWDNVDFKHQVYTEAVNMGPFNDGDKTTVIRDLDSQLSGLRVVDGGGHSDPNVVPISLNSVDYFATDFTVDEPHSRGPNDFRSTSLMSPHKYATLNIESVNNPPYGGTGTCPASNAGANYIPTCFRVVVQRDMPAYGDTVFPSLFLNGRGQLPIYEPFVMDRMGYVVYGAQGTENNPPYTLTALQNQLLFSYTDPGVKKTGEFFVNRVAVYQPVTTPANIKVYRIRRQWGGQLYGNSPLSYPPNFIPPGGAGNTCDGIFSQNQSTKETKWQDCLNRARNVSPYAGGMTIPAAMGATQADQWKNFEAPYKTLMAIKNPQSSDIATFIANQTFFYDTTSGLLYFYMIEDKPVQSQYSPFGTCDAANYNTGNNYVSQIQKIKAFSDPNSVQAALDASCLVSGGAPHHNDLFVCNENGCAAYLVDFSTAVVTTPTVLPSTPPHPISRTDYSAWNQYHLVYGTPAQQPNGVPVPATAPTDGTALPAFKAPVDGTAPPTGNNITYNFLPLSGGPNNGGPFPVTENFRYHCVITPPWAPVNARGTYPAGGGTNYHLAQLVCQSP